The DNA sequence ctggctcctctctaTTGCTCCACTTGTAGAGGCATTTGAAACTGTAGCGGTCTCCAAAAGGGTGTTTTTAAGGGGGAGGGGCCATAGCAACTTTGGGCTGGCTATCCCTCCACCGGTAGGGTGATTTGCGTCACGCTGTTGTGCAgaggagaaacacatttcttcacattggtgtgctctgaagcacaaaagtttacacttaaatgtaagtgttgaatttttgttttttgttcttgcaaGAGCTGGCAGCTACGCGTTAACGTAGATCACCATTagctattgatgatgtcatcaagcaGGTGTGACATCCAACTTAGAAGTcactatttttccatatcgCTCtccttggagggataaatgtagggaaAGGGAGAAGCCGTAGCAGTTTGGATTCAGCCAAAGTCTCCCTTGTCACACACCTGgaagtgtgaaatttgttttctAGATCTGGTCTATTTCCTGGGATAACCGTGAACATTTGGTTGATTTAGCCCCAATCTAAGCTTTAATGCTGAGGGCCAAGGAGTACCATATTCTTAGAGTGTTTGGTATGACTTGGCTGTACATTTAAAGCCACTATCTACCAGTTTCAGGACAGACACTACCACAAGGTCATTAAGGATGTAATGGCTAAGATACTTCTTTGGTTTTAACAAAGATAAGTCTTGTTCTCCACCTGACTGCCCTTTTTGGGACTTGAACGTGGTGAAAATCTGCCCAATGTGAACCTATCCAATTGGTGATTTCATCGCCCGCCCGCCTCATCCAGCTCTTCACACAGTGACTGAGCGACACCCATCTTCCTCGTCATCATCTTACCATCCTTGCTGTCCACTGTAGAGGGCGCTGTCTCCACTTCACTGACATCCCTCATCTGTTGCCCCCTGAAATGTGACAGGTGCTCCATCTCGATGGGGTTACTGTCTTCCTCCTCTAGGGGGAGCCACGTTCCATCAACAAACCACTGTCCTCTCATCACTGGGATGCTTTCTTGCTCTGAGGAAACAAGATGTTTAACATGAAAGACACCGACAGGGGGCGCCCGCGCGTCAGTCACTAAACAAATAAGGTTGCAGCTTAATAAAAGTTTCAGATAAACTGGactatttacttaaaaaaagggTCTCTGATTCTGTTGCGGTTCTGTATATAATATGGTAATATTCCAAAACTGTTGTCATTTCAGGAAAATACAAATTACATTGAAATGATTTCGGTGTTTGATGTAAAAATCAGTGTAAACAAAAGAATCACTAAGATTTGATTTTGGATTAAACATCTTCCTTTGACAGGTTCGGCTCGGTTCTGTCTTATTGGTGGttctgatgaggatgaggatgctCACGGTTCCAGTAAACAGGGCAGCACTCCTTCTCCCGGATGTGGACCTCATACAGTCCTCCCCGAACACAGACCGCCTCCGCCTTCACATCACTCGGACTTTTCACCTCCTCTGGTACCGGGTTCTGCTCCCCATCACCTCCCGCCGGGTCCGATCCTGGATCCAGCTGTTCTGTCCGTCTCCGGTAGAGCCGCTCGATTTTTAAAGAGTCGGTTCCAGCAAACGGCTTCCAGGTTCGTTTGTCCTCTTTGTAGAACCAGCGGATCTCCTCCGGTCCCAGTTCCGTGACGATCTCCCCGCGGTGTCTggagctgttggacagaatccGCCTCTCCGACAGGTTCCGCTCGGCATCCGTGAAGTCTGGTTCGATGTTCAGGAACGATGGGTCAGGATAATCCGGCCCAGGCAGGCCCAGCATCAAGCAGTCCTGGGACAGCGGTTCCGAGTCCGCTCTCCTGAGAGGGAGGTGTCCATCCGAGCAGAGCCCAGAATCGAACACCTCTCCTGAAGCGTGGTCGTCGTAGCCGGTCACGAAGACGTCGTTGGCCATGTCCCACTCACTGCTGCTGCCCGAACTCTGCTGCCGAACCGTCCTGTCATTCATGCTGCAAAGACAGAACCGCTCCGAACCTGGATGATGATCACTGAACGGTCCGACCCAGTAAGGAGACGAACAAATGGTACCATCTGTCAGCCAGCATGTTCTGACACCAGCCAGCCTGATTCTCTGACCCGGCGCGGATGGATAGGATGGAGAACCAGCCTTTTCATCAAGTCAAGTGGATTTGAGTCCACTTCCGCTCaaactatcaaaataaaaccgGAAACGACTGTGGCAAACCCGAaacttaaaatgaataaaattataGAAATGAGGATTAACAAACACTTGggaaattatatatataattaagaataattagaaataatttgGAAATAATAATcaggaaaatataaatatttaggaagaaatttggaaataaacataaaaattgaaTAACTTAGTTTAATCTTACTTATTCCTTccaaatttgttttattcatattttttattacgTGTATCTACTTTTGCTAGTCAAAAGTCCAAATGCATATCAAACTGATATTGACTTGGAGGCACCAAATTTTGCTGTTCCTCAAATTACCACTGGGGGCTGGCACCAGAAGTTAAATCGGGGAGAGACATTAGAAGTCTTTGGTCAAAAATCTAAGGTTCAGGTCAATGGTCTTAGGAGACTAATATTGTCATTTTCTCTATGTTTAACAAGAGCTTAATAAtaacatatttgttttatttagtaaaaGTTCACTTTTGCAGCACAAAGTCTACAATTTGTAAATGAAGCAAACACCATGTCCTCAGAGTTAGTTATTTGTGACAAACTAACCAACGCTAGCTCAACAGAAGCAGTAGAGGATTCAACTCCAAATTGTGactttaatttagtttattatGATCAAAGCCAAGTAGAGAAGGAAACTGCAAACCGTACATATGTGCGCTGTTATAGTGCTGTTATTATGCCATTATTGAAGCAGGATTCACATTATATTATGCACGCACAAACAGCACAGTATTTCAGAGTACAATGTCATGGAATACATACACATTTGACTGAGATTGGGTTGCATATTTCAAACTTTacttagctttattttttttagattgatgAACAGACTGTCTTTAAAGTCTAGGAGCCCAGGGATGTAATTTAATTAGAATTCTGATTTAAAAACCTACAAGTGTCAAGtgatttacaaaaacattagAGATCTGCTGTGAATACCTGATTGATTTGGATGATTTTCATCcacagtgaaaaaataaagctcAGAACCAGTGGATGGCAGCAAGGGCAAAGGCAGAAGTACTTTGCCCTTGGTAAATGTGAAATTGAAACAGTtgattgcttgtttttttttacttcatatttataaaaaaaatttgagaaaaacttatttttggaattcattaaaaaaactagcttttatgtatgtatgtgttaTGTATGTATTATGTAATGTATTTATGAAGCTGGGGaccttttcaaataaataaaataaaatatttaaaaaaaataaagaaacaaacatgtaCAAATGTaactttctgtattttttttatttgttgtgtttgATGCAGTTCGGTCTAGCCTGACTTCCATTGGTCTAGTTTCGGTTTAGCTTCTAGAAAACAAACGCgactttttaagctttttggCCTATGCAAGCCACCGTATAAGTGACATATGAGCCAGAGTTACAGTTCATGACGTCAGGCAGAAGTTCGGCATGGCGGCCGTGTTCCTTGTCACCCTGTTTGAATACTCTCCTCTCTTCTACATCGCCGTGGTGTCGCTCTGCTTCATTGTAACCGCCGCCATGGTGCTGGGATGGTAAGTGGACCGAGCGGAACCACCAAGCCGCTACCTTTAGACTGCGCAGAGCGATCCGCCCAGATCAGCTGTGTCAGTCACGAACAGATGATTCAGGGAGAAAGCTGACTCTTGTTATCATTTCACCAGAGCTTTGCTGATAGCAAATCAATATCCTGTTTTcaatactttcaaaataaaagatttgaatgtgatataatattttagtcatttttttaaaataaacatactaAGCACATATAGCATAGCCATACAATCAGCAACGTCCTTAGTGATGCAAAACgggtaaaacaacaaacataggTGGGATTTGATTGGGCAAAAATGGATTCCCTTTTGATGACCTCCCACTATGTGACGATTCTGTAGGTTCGGGTTTGATGTCCCAGTCATCCTCCGCAGCTCTGACGATGGAGAATCCATCACGCCAGCACCTGAGAAACGCATGGTCCAGGTGACTAACCCTTTTGCTCTAGAGGTTGGATCTGGTTCTGCATGTGTCACAGGTGAGAACTGACGCTTCAGCTCATGACTAAACTTTTTGTGCAAGATTTCTTAAAATGTGTCCCCATTTGCCCTTTACTGCTTCACCTTTAGGCGGCGTGACTCTGAAACCCGTTTGCCTGGAACCCTGCAGCCTGAGCTGCTTCTGGGGCTGTGAGATCTGGGCCCTGCAGGGAGCGCTGCAGACCCATCAGAGCCACCAGCGTTTCAGCAGCAGCCTCCTCCTGGAGGCTCTTAAGCAGCGCTGCCTCTTCTCCCACAGCTTCCAGTATCCTTTATGTCTCACAATAATGTTCAGATCAGTGATCCTGGTAAACAGAAGTGACCCGTCTAGCAGAGAACCCTCTGAAATCCTCAATCTCAAGTCCTTGAGGTCAAATCTAAAGTCAAGTTTCAAGTCTCTCTATGTGAGACTTGACTGTGACGTGTTCTTGAATAATCTGAAAGCAGGGTCTTTCTTTCCATTAGTTGTTTTAAATTGGTACATCACTGATGACATGTTCTCTTTTGATTGACCGGGGGGCGATGCATACGAGCtgttaaaagtcccactccaataatcttttattttcaaagtgctcccagtggtcttctaattatgattatgcagttttagccaaaatcaaggacatagtttctgcagagcagcagtagttctttagaaagTCTCTCTTAGTTTTGGGTGGGACAGTTGGTGCAGCGTCACTCcccgttactgagagctctcccTTTCTGCTAGATGATCCAAAGTCATGTGACTTGAGCTTAAACACCTGTTATCAACCTACCGTCTATCAGTGAGCGTTGACTTTTTGACCCCACCCGTCCAGCGTCGGCTGTGTGGACAGACAGGAACAACACACGGTCATCCCTGCCCATCTCGGCATCACAGACTTTGGGCCCCTCCCCAGGGACCGCTACCCCCTGGTGGCAGTACTGACCCTGGCAGAGGACGAGGCAGAGAATATGTATGACATTGTGAGCGCATTTCGTCAATTGCAGTTTCCTGCTGAGTTAAAGGTGACCTAAGGTCTCTGTCCTCATCTTCATTGCACCTTTTGTCTCCTCCCAGAAGGCCAGTGTGACAGTCGTCCACGTTCCTGACGACAAATACAACTTGTCTGCTCGGATCCTGTTTCAGTACCTGCTGACCTCCGTGGGAAGTGTCTATGAGCTGAAGGTAGACTGAGATTTGTTAATCCTGGGACCGTGCTCTTTAGGAACTCTCATTCCTGATCAAGGATTTCTACACATCATTCCTGCCAAAACTAAAAATTTGAGTGTTTTAGCCTTTGGGttggaaatttaaaaagaaattacaataAAGAAAAGCTAAAGACCTCAAAATGCTTCCTGACATCAAGCTCCTCTATTTTCCTTTAGCAGTAGAGATGTGACTCAGCAGCGCCCTCTGCAGGCTTCATCTGTGTCAGGCTCTGTGATAACCAGCCCCTTCTGTTCGTTGCAGCCTCTCTTCATGTCCGCTGATGGCACAGCAGAGCCAGGACCTCCTGAGCAGCAACACAGCGACCAGCGGGATGAGCCCAACGAGGAGGACAGCTGGTCGGAGGGGCGGGGTCGGGACTGCGTGGTCTGTCAGAACGCGGCAGTGAGCCGTGTGCTGCTCCCCTGTAGACACGCCTGCGTGTGCGGCAGCTGTCTGCCGCGGTTCCAGCACTGTCCCATCTGCAGGGCCTTCGTCCTGGAGTCTTTCGT is a window from the Oryzias latipes chromosome 24, ASM223467v1 genome containing:
- the cgrrf1 gene encoding cell growth regulator with RING finger domain protein 1 isoform X2; translation: MAAVFLVTLFEYSPLFYIAVVSLCFIVTAAMVLGWFGFDVPVILRSSDDGESITPAPEKRMVQVTNPFALEVGSGSACVTGGVTLKPVCLEPCSLSCFWGCEIWALQGALQTHQSHQRFSSSLLLEALKQRCLFSHSFHVGCVDRQEQHTVIPAHLGITDFGPLPRDRYPLVAVLTLAEDEAENMYDIASVTVVHVPDDKYNLSARILFQYLLTSVGSVYELKPLFMSADGTAEPGPPEQQHSDQRDEPNEEDSWSEGRGRDCVVCQNAAVSRVLLPCRHACVCGSCLPRFQHCPICRAFVLESFVLGTASDR
- the cgrrf1 gene encoding cell growth regulator with RING finger domain protein 1 isoform X1 — translated: MAAVFLVTLFEYSPLFYIAVVSLCFIVTAAMVLGWFGFDVPVILRSSDDGESITPAPEKRMVQVTNPFALEVGSGSACVTGGVTLKPVCLEPCSLSCFWGCEIWALQGALQTHQSHQRFSSSLLLEALKQRCLFSHSFHVGCVDRQEQHTVIPAHLGITDFGPLPRDRYPLVAVLTLAEDEAENMYDIKASVTVVHVPDDKYNLSARILFQYLLTSVGSVYELKPLFMSADGTAEPGPPEQQHSDQRDEPNEEDSWSEGRGRDCVVCQNAAVSRVLLPCRHACVCGSCLPRFQHCPICRAFVLESFVLGTASDR